A stretch of Camelina sativa cultivar DH55 chromosome 18, Cs, whole genome shotgun sequence DNA encodes these proteins:
- the LOC104761632 gene encoding probable L-type lectin-domain containing receptor kinase S.7 translates to MSLSRKLLVLFFTWITALSMSNQVFVSSENVNFAFKSFTIRNLTFLGDSHLRNGVVGLTRELGVPDTSSGTVIYNAPIRFYDPESNTTTSFSTHFSFSVQNLNPDPTSAGDGLAFFLSHDNDTLGSPGGYLGLVNSSQPMKNRFVAIEFDTKLDPHFNDQSGNHVGLDVDSLNSIATSDPPSIDLKSGKSITSWIDYKNDLSLLNVFLSYTDPVSTTKKPEKPLLSVKIDLSPFLNGEMYVGFSGSTEGSTEVHLIENWSFKTSGFLPVRSKSNHLHNVSDSSVVNGPVVIPSKKKRRGRHNLAIGLGISCPVLICLALLVFGYFTLKRWKSVKAEKELKSEQITGLREFSYRELYAATKGFHSSRVIGRGAFGNVYRALFVSSGTISAVKRSIRNSTEGKTEFLAELSIIACLRHKNLVQLQGWCNEKGELLLVYEFMPNGSLDKILYQESETGAVVLDWSHRLNIAIGLASALSYLHHECEQQVVHRDIKTSNIMLDIYFNARLGDFGLARLTEHDKSPVSTLTAGTMGYLAPEYLQYGTATDKTDAFSYGVVILEVACGRRPIDKEPESQKTVNLVDWVWRLHSEGRVLEAVDGRLKGEFDEEMMKKLLLVGLKCAHPDSNERPSMRRVLQILNNEVEPSPVPKKKPTLSFSCGLSLDDIVSEDEEGDSIVYVVS, encoded by the coding sequence atgtcTCTTTCAAGAAAgcttcttgttctcttcttcacATGGATAACAGCACTATCCATGTCGAATCAAGTCTTCGTATCATCCGAAAACGTGAACTTCGCATTCAAATCATTCACGATCCGTAACCTCACGTTCCTCGGCGACTCGCATCTCCGAAACGGCGTCGTCGGACTCACGAGGGAGCTAGGCGTTCCCGATACAAGCTCCGGTACTGTGATCTACAACGCTCCGATCCGTTTCTACGATCCTGAATCGAACACCACGACGTCTTTCTCCACTCACTTCTCCTTCTCGGTTCAGAACCTAAACCCGGATCCGACCTCCGCCGGAGACGGGCTCGCTTTCTTCCTCTCTCACGACAACGATACTCTGGGTAGTCCCGGTGGTTACTTGGGTCTGGTTAACTCCTCTCAGCCGATGAAGAACCGGTTCGTCGCTATCGAATTCGATACGAAACTCGATCCTCACTTCAACGATCAAAGCGGTAACCACGTTGGTTTGGATGTTGATAGTTTGAACTCAATCGCGACTTCGGACCCTCCTTCGATTGATCTCAAATCTGGAAAATCGATCACTTCTTGGATCGATTACAAGAACGATTTGAGTTTGTTGAACGTGTTCTTGAGCTATACTGATCCTGTTTCCACAACTAAGAAGCCAGAGAAGCCTCTTTTATCTGTTAAGATCGATCTTTCCCCGTTCTTGAACGGTGAGATGTACGTTGGATTCTCAGGTTCAACAGAAGGAAGCACTGAGGTTCATCTGATTGAGAATTGGAGTTTCAAGACTTCTGGGTTTCTTCCGGTGAGATCCAAGTCTAATCATTTACACAACGTTTCTGATAGTTCTGTGGTGAATGGTCCTGTGGTTATACCgagtaagaagaagaggaggggaAGACACAATCTTGCTATTGGACTTGGTATTTCTTGTCCGGTGTTGATCTGTTTAGCTCTTTTGGTGTTTGGGTACTTCACTTTGAAGAGATGGAAGAGTGTGAAAGCAGAGAAGGAGCTTAAGAGTGAGCAAATCACTGGTTTGAGAGAGTTTAGTTACAGAGAGCTTTACGCTGCTACGAAAGGGTTTCATTCCAGTAGAGTCATTGGGAGAGGAGCGTTTGGGAATGTTTACAGAGCCTTGTTTGTTTCATCTGGGACAATCTCTGCTGTGAAAAGATCGATACGTAACTCGACTGAAGGTAAAACAGAGTTTTTGGCAGAGCTATCCATCATTGCTTGCTTGCGACACAAGAATCTTGTTCAGTTGCAGGGTTGGTGTAACGAGAAAGGTGAATTGCTTCTCGTCTATGAGTTCATGCCTAATGGGAGTCTTGATAAGATACTGTATCAAGAATCAGAAACAGGAGCTGTGGTTCTTGACTGGTCGCATAGGTTGAACATAGCTATTGGTTTGGCTTCAGCTTTGTCTTATCTTCACCATGAGTGTGAGCAGCAAGTGGTTCACAGAGACATTAAGACGAGCAACATAATGCTTGACATATACTTCAACGCAAGGCTTGGAGATTTCGGTCTGGCTAGACTCACGGAGCATGATAAGAGCCCTGTCTCAACCTTGACCGCTGGCACAATGGGTTATCTCGCACCAGAGTACCTCCAGTACGGCACTGCGACTGATAAAACAGATGCTTTTAGCTACGGAGTGGTGATTCTAGAGGTTGCTTGTGGGAGAAGGCCAATAGATAAAGAACCAGAGAGTCAAAAGACAGTGAATCTAGTGGATTGGGTCTGGAGATTGCACAGTGAAGGAAGAGTTCTTGAAGCTGTGGATGGGAGATTGAAAGGTGagtttgatgaagaaatgatGAAGAAACTGTTGCTTGTGGGTCTTAAGTGTGCTCACCCAGATAGTAACGAGAGACCATCAATGAGACGTGTTCTGCAGATACTTAACAATGAGGTTGAGCCTAGTCCGGTACCGAAGAAGAAACCTACATTGTCTTTCTCTTGTGGGTTAAGTCTCGATGACATTGtttcagaagatgaagaaggagacaGCATCGTGTACGTTGTATCTTAG
- the LOC104763481 gene encoding pentatricopeptide repeat-containing protein At5g55840-like yields the protein MSGFSSLISHRNRAISLLRLSFSQFGCFSGVGFSSDAVKHSKRDDSASHGAFGGSGFDMEKSIYNILTIDRWGSLNHMDYRQARLRPVHGKLALKFLKWVVKQPGLETDHIVQLFCITTHILVRARMYDPARQILMELTSMSGKSSFVFGALMTTYRLCNSNPSVFDVLIRVYLKEGMIQDSLVIFRLMGLYGFSPSVYTSELLDHMKSKGVDADVCTYNMLIHDLCRSSRSAKGYLLLRDMRKRAIYPNEVTYNTLINGFSNEGKVFIARQLLNEMLTFGLSPNHVTFNALIDGHISEGNFKEALKMFYMMEAKGLIPTEVSYGVLLDGLCKNAEFDLARGFYMRMKRNGVSVGRITYTGMIDGLCKNGVLDEAVVMLNEMSKDGIDPDIITYSALINGFCKVGRLKTAKEIVCRIYRAGLTPNGIIYSTLIYNCCRMGCLKEALRIYEAMIFEGHIPNQFTINVLIATLCKAGKVGEAEEFMRCMASDGILPNAVSFDCLINGYGSSGEGLKAFSIFDEMTKVGHHPTFFTYGSLLKGLCKGGHLREGEKFLKSLRDVPAAVDTVMYNTLLTAMCKSGNLDKAVSLFGEMVQQNILPDSYTYTSLISGLCRKGKTVIAILFAKDAEARGNLLPNKVMYTCFVDGMFKAGQWKAGIYFREQMDKLGLTPDAVTTNTMIDGYSRMGRIERTHALLFEMGNQSRGPNLTTYNILLHGYSKRKDVSTSFLLYRSMILGGILPDQLTCHSLILGICESNMLEIGLKILKAFICRGFEVDRYTFNMLISKCCANGEINWAFDLVNVMNLLGITPDKSTCEAIISILNRNHRFQESRMFLHEMSKQGLSPECRKYIGLLNGLCRVGDIKTAFVLKDEMIERKICPANVAESAMVRALAKCGKAEESTLLLRSMLKKKLVPTIASFTTLMHMFCKNGNVTEALELRVVMSNCGLKLDLVSYNVLISGLCAKGDMAAAFELYEEMKQDGFLANATTYKALVSGILSQETSISGTDIILKDLVARGFITSTSVSQDSRKTLTVVMEKLKALQSNMKR from the exons ATGTCTGGTTTCTCGAGCTTAATTTCTCACAGAAATAGAGCAATCTCTCTGTTGCGTCTCAGTTTCTCGCAATTCGGATGTTTCTCTGGAGTTGGTTTTTCTAGCGACGCTGTGAAACATTCGAAACGAGATGATTCTGCTTCTCATGGAGCATTTGGTGGCTCTG GATTTGATATGGAGAAGAGCATATATAACATTCTTACAATTGACCGTTGGGGATCTCTAAATCACATGGATTATAGACAGGCTCGTCTTAGACCAGTTCATGGGAAGCTGGCTTTGAAGTTCCTTAAATGGGTAGTTAAGCAGCCCGGTTTGGAGACTGATCATATTGTTCAGCTTTTCTGTATTACTACGCATATATTAGTTAGAGCTAGAATGTATGACCCTGCAAGGCAAATCTTGATGGAGTTAACTTCGATGAGTGGTAAATCAAGCTTTGTTTTTGGTGCTTTGATGACCACGTACCGGCTTTGCAATTCCAACCCGTCTGTTTTCGACGTTTTGATTAGAGTATATTTGAAAGAAGGAATGATTCAAGATTCTCTGGTAATATTTCGTTTGATGGGTCTTTACGGGTTCAGCCCTTCTGTATATACTT CTGAGCTTTTAGATCACATGAAGTCGAAAGGGGTCGACGCTGATGTCTGTACATATAATATGCTTATCCACGATTTGTGCAGAAGCAGTAGAAGTGCCAAAGGTTATTTATTGCTGAGGGATATGAGGAAGAGGGCGATTTACCCCAATGAAGTTACATACAATACGCTTATTAATGGTTTTTCTAATGAAGGTAAGGTGTTCATTGCTCGTCAGCTCTTGAACGAGATGTTAACCTTTGGACTTTCCCCGAATCATGTTACTTTCAATGCTTTGATTGATGGACACATTAGTGAGGGAAACTTTAAAGAGGCTTTGAAGATGTTTTATATGATGGAAGCAAAAGGTCTTATACCTACTGAAGTTAGTTATGGTGTACTTTTAGATGGGTTGTGCAAGAATGCAGAGTTTGACCTAGCAAGAGGCTTTTACATGAGAATGAAGAGAAATGGGGTCTCTGTTGGGCGAATAACATACACTGGAATGATTGATGGGTTATGCAAAAATGGGGTTTTGGATGAAGCAGTTGTTATGCTTAATGAAATGAGCAAAGATGGTATTGATCCTGATATCATCACATACTCTGCTCTTATAAATGGATTTTGCAAGGTGGGGAGGTTGAAAACTGCTAAGGAGATAGTATGTAGAATTTACCGAGCTGGTCTTACTCCAAATGGTATCATCTACTCAACCCTGATATACAACTGTTGTAGGATGGGATGCTTAAAGGAAGCATTAAGAATTTATGAAGCTATGATCTTCGAAGGACATATCCCAAACCAGTTCACGATAAATGTACTTATCGCTACGCTGTGTAAAGCTGGTAAAGTGGGTGAGGCAGAAGAATTTATGCGTTGCATGGCAAGTGATGGTATTCTTCCTAACGCAGTTAGCTTTGATTGTCTTATCAATGGGTATGGAAGCTCGGGTGAAGGGCTAAAAGCGTTCTCTATATTTGATGAGATGACCAAAGTAGGTCATCACCCAACGTTCTTCACATATGGTAGCCTGCTCAAGGGATTATGCAAAGGTGGGCAtttgagagagggagagaagttTCTTAAAAGTCTCCGTGATGTTCCTGCAGCTGTTGATACTGTAATGTACAACACACTACTCACTGCAATGTGTAAATCAGGGAACTTGGACAAGGCTGTCTCACTTTTTGGTGAGATGGTACAGCAAAACATTCTGCCTGACAGTTATACATATACAAGTCTTATTTCTGGGTTGTGTAGGAAGGGTAAGACTGTTATTGCCATACTATTTGCTAAGGACGCTGAGGCTCGAGGTAATTTACTTCCCAACAAGGTGATGTATACCTGTTTTGTGGATGGTATGTTCAAGGCGGGCCAATGGAAAGCTGGTATTTATTTCCGGGAGCAAATGGATAAACTTGGCCTTACCCCTGATGCTGTCACAACAAATACAATGATTGATGGTTACTCAAGGATGGGGAGAATAGAGAGGACACATGCCCTACTCTTTGAGATGGGGAACCAAAGTCGGGGTCCTAATCTGACTACCTACAATATTCTTTTGCATGGGTATTCAAAGAGGAAAGACGTATCAACAAGCTTTCTGCTATATAGGTCCATGATACTGGGTGGCATTTTACCTGACCAGCTCACATGCCATTCTCTTATCCTTGGGATTTGTGAATCCAACATGTTGGAGATTGGTCTTAAGATTTTGAAAGCATTCATCTGCCGAGGTTTTGAAGTTGACAGGTATACGTTCAACATGCTAATCTCCAAGTGTTGTGCCAATGGAGAGATCAACTGGGCATTTGATCTGGTTAATGTCATGAACCTTTTGGGAATCACCCCTGATAAAAGTACTTGTGAAGCCATCATAAGCATCCTCAACAGGAACCACAGATTCCAGGAGTCTCGCATGTTTTTGCACGAAATGTCGAAGCAAGGTCTATCTCCCGAGTGTCGGAAGTACATTGGTCTGCTTAACGGTCTTTGTAGAGTGGGAGATATCAAGACTGCGTTTGTTCTGAAGGATGAGATGATCGAACGTAAGATTTGTCCGGCAAATGTAGCTGAGAGTGCAATGGTGAGAGCGCTTGCAAAATGCGGTAAGGCCGAAGAATCTACGCTGCTTCTTCGGTCTATGCTGAAAAAGAAGTTGGTTCCGACTATTGCTAGTTTCACTACTCTAATGCACATGTTTTGCAAGAATGGTAATGTTACAGAGGCTCTGGAATTGAGAGTCGTCATGAGCAATTGTGGGCTGAAGCTTGATCTCGTGTCATACAATGTATTAATTTCTGGACTTTGTGCTAAAGGTGATATGGCAGCTGCATTTGAACTCTATGAAGAGATGAAACAAGATGGATTTTTAGCTAATGCGACTACTTACAAAGCTCTTGTCAGTGGAATACTTTCCCAAGAAACCAGCATATCTGGGACTGATATCATCCTGAAAGATTTAGTTGCTAGAGGATTCATAACATCCACGAGCGTTTCACAAGATTCACGCAAAACCTTGACAGTGGTCATGGAGAAGCTGAAGGCCTTGCAAAGTAACATGAAGAGATAA
- the LOC104763482 gene encoding putative small ubiquitin-related modifier 7, with the protein MSASDKKPLVPSSHISIKIKSQDDICVYFRIKRDVELRTMMHAYSAKVGQQMSCFRFHFDGIRIKPNQTPNELELEDGDEIDALVEQTAGFSHSHPIVTT; encoded by the exons ATGTCGGCGTCTGACAAGAAACCATTGGTTCCGTCGTCTCATATATCCATCAAGATCAAAAGTCAG gATGACATATGTGTTTACTTCCGGATCAAGAGGGACGTTGAGCTCCGTACAATGATGCATGCATATTCCGCCAAAGTTGGACAGCAAATGTCATGTTTTAGGTTCCACTTCGATGGAATTAGGATCAAACCCAATCAAACTCCCAACGAg CTAGAGCTTGAAGACGGAGATGAAATCGACGCATTAGTTGAACAAACGGCAGGGTTCAGCCATAGTCATCCTATCGTAACGACTTAA
- the LOC104761634 gene encoding putative small ubiquitin-related modifier 8: MSASDKKPLVPSSHITVKIKSQDDVCVYFRIKRDVEVRKMMQPYSDKVGRQLSNFRFLFDGTRIKLNQTPNEIGLEEGDEIEAFVEQLGGFSFFHRH, translated from the exons ATGTCGGCGTCTGACAAGAAACCGTTGGTTCCGTCGTCTCATATCACCGTCAAGATCAAAAGTCAG GATGACGTATGTGTGTACTTCCGGATTAAGAGGGACGTTGAGGTCCGTAAGATGATGCAACCATATTCCGACAAAGTTGGAAGACAACTATCAAATTTTAGATTCCTCTTCGATGGAACTAGAATCAAACTCAATCAAACTCCCAATGAG ATTGGgcttgaagaaggagatgaaataGAAGCATTTGTTGAACAACTAGGAGGGTTCAGCTTCTTTCATCGCCATTAA
- the LOC104761635 gene encoding WEB family protein At5g55860: MVAKKGRRDSSDSSPVVEVGEIDTSAPFQSVKDAVNLFGEAAFSAEKERPAIRKPNPQSAEKVLVKQTELHLAQKELKKLKEQLKNAETIREQALSELDWAKRTVDELTRKLEAVNESRDSANKATEAAKSNIEENVSVSGSSDARIRDMEQYEAVCKELESAKQELRKIRQVSNEILETKTVALSKVEEAKEVTKVHSEKIELLKKEIAAVNESVEQTKLACSQARKEQSEIFAEKEIQQHSYKAGMEESAKKSLALKNEFDPEFAKKLEVQLTETYNEIDELQKQMETAKASDMDSVNGVSLELNEAKGLLEKLVEEEKSLQELVESLKAELKNVKMEHSEVEAKEAEIESVAGDLHMKLSRSKSDLEECVAEESKANAALEDMMLTINQISSETETARREAEEMRNKADELMKEAETAHLALEESELHLRVALDEAEEAKAAEAKALEQIQSISEKTNAARNSTSSESGSQSITLSQEEFKSLSKRGEVCDKLAELKVAAALAQVEAVKASENETLKKLETTQEEIKKLKTATEEALKKAAMADAAKKAVEGELRRWRERDQKKAEEAATRILAEAEMKMATESSPQQHYKAPKQKPVHKKLEKTKTSVVSKKVLLPNLSGIFNRKKNQVEWGSPSYLPGEKPF, encoded by the exons ATGGTTGCTAAGAAGGGACGTAGAGACTCTTCTGATTCTTCTCCCGTTGTGGAGGTTGGAGAGATTGACACAAGTGCTCCTTTTCAATCTGTTAAAGATGCGGTTAACCTTTTCGGTGAAGCTGCTTTCTCTGCTGAGAAAGAGAGACCAGCCATTCGGAAACCTAATCCTCAGTCTGCTGAg AAAGTTTTGGTGAAGCAAACAGAGCTTCACTTGGCTCAGAAAGAgttgaagaagttgaaggaaCAGCTTAAGAATGCTGAAACAATCAGAGAGCAAGCGTTGAGTGAGCTTGATTGGGCTAAAAGAACTGTTGATGAACTTACTCGTAAGCTTGAAGCGGTTAATGAGTCGAGAGATTCTGCAAATAAAGCCACTGAAGCTGCTAAGAGTAATATCGAAGAAAATGTTTCTGTTTCTGGTAGTAGTGATGCTCGGATTAGGGATATGGAACAGTATGAAGCGGTATGTAAGGAGCTTGAAAGCGCGAAGCAAGAGCTGAGAAAAATCCGTCAGGTTTCAAATGAGATTTTGGAAACAAAGACTGTTGCTTTAAGTAAAGTAGAGGAAGCTAAGGAAGTGACTAAAGTTCATTCTGAGAAGATTGAGTTGCTAAAAAAGGAAATCGCAGCTGTTAATGAATCAGTTGAACAGACGAAGCTTGCGTGTTCTCAAGCCCGGAAAGAACAATCTGAGATATTTGCAGAGAAGGAGATTCAGCAGCACTCGTATAAAGCTGGCATGGAAGAATCTGCCAAGAAATCACTCGCTTTGAAGAACGAGTTTGACCCTGAATTTGCGAAAAAGCTTGAAGTGCAGTTGACGGAGACATATAACGAGATCGATGAGCTGCAGAAGCAAATGGAGACTGCAAAAGCATCTGATATGGATTCCGTTAATGGTGTGAGTTTGGAGTTGAATGAAGCTAAGGGTTTACTTGAGAAACTTGTGGAAGAAGAGAAGTCTTTGCAAGAGTTAGTGGAATCTCTTAAAGCAGAACTGAAGAATGTGAAGATGGAGCATAGTGAAGTTGAAGCAAAGGAGGCTGAAATTGAATCTGTGGCTGGAGATCTTCATATGAAGCTTAGCAGAAGTAAGAGTGATCTAGAAGAATGTGTTGCAGAGGAATCTAAAGCAAACGCTGCTTTGGAAGATATGATGTTAACCATCAATCAGATATCTTCGGAGACCGAAACTGCTCGACGAGAAGCTGAGGAAATGAGAAACAAAGCTGATGAGTTGATGAAGGAAGCGGAGACTGCACATCTGGCGCTTGAAGAATCAGAGCTGCATCTAAGGGTCGCTTTAGATGAAGCCGAAGAAGCGAAAGCTGCGGAGGCAAAGGCGCTTGAACAGATACAGTCAATTTCTGAAAAGACCAACGCTGCACGTAATTCGACTTCATCTGAATCTGGATCTCAGAGCATCACACTGTCTCAAGAGGAGTTTAAGTCACTGAGCAAGAGGGGTGAGGTATGCGATAAGTTAGCGGAATTGAAAGTGGCTGCTGCATTGGCTCAGGTGGAAGCAGTGAAAGCGAGCGAAAACGAGACACTGAAGAAGTTAGAGACAACACAAGAAGAGATTAAGAAGCTCAAGACTGCAACAGAAGAAGCGTTGAAGAAAGCAGCTATGGCGGATGCTGCTAAGAAAGCTGTTGAAGGAGAACTCAGGAGATGGCGCGAAAGAGATCAGAAGAAAGCAGAGGAAGCGGCGACAAGGATTCTAGCAGAAGCTGAGATGAAGATGGCCACTGAATCATCACCGCAACAACATTACAAAGCTCCCAAACAGAAACCTGTCCATAAAAAACTGGAGAAGACAAAAACTTCAGTGGTATCAAAGAAAGTGCTATTGCCGAATCTAAGTGGAATCTTTaacagaaagaagaatcaaGTGGAATGGGGTTCTCCTTCATATCTCCCTGGAGAGAAACCTTTTTga
- the LOC104763483 gene encoding uncharacterized protein LOC104763483 codes for MSMSLLLNQSSKLLCFRRKRPVLVRSSPLLSGSFSPTSLQTPPCNVIDADPCFDGADLGKLVISNANEVCFTDLEKKVPMELVDNPMAVIGSSHGWIATLREDGILRLQDDLNPHASYTDPKRIPLPPLVTLPHCQTQIVTNVSMSSSSPEDEDCVVAVKFLGPQLSLCRPAQSNSEWINIRIANPCFFSSRVMFSERHGKFSILGAGGHIIASWDLHTHKQNPKFKRLRFRNLPKLTKTKRELMDSCYKSEHLVESRTTGETFLVKWYRKAVWRGMSKLITKAFMVFRLDDKGNAVYTQDIGDLCIFLSKSEPFCVSLSSFPGMAYPNQVDYLDVGESGFFDLADNSIVGGNDSVGTGLYVPPQNIDN; via the coding sequence ATGTCGATGTCTCTCCTTCTCAACCAGTCCTCGAAGCTACTATGCTTCCGGAGGAAACGACCTGTACTGGTGAGatcctctcctcttctctccGGTAGCTTCTCACCTACGTCGCTGCAAACCCCTCCTTGTAATGTCATCGACGCTGATCCTTGTTTTGACGGAGCGGATCTAGGAAAACTCGTCATTTCCAATGCGAATGAAGTTTGCTTCACTGATTTGGAAAAGAAGGTGCCAATGGAGTTGGTGGATAATCCAATGGCAGTGATCGGGTCATCCCATGGCTGGATAGCTACGTTGAGGGAAGATGGAATACTGCGTCTCCAAGACGATCTAAACCCACATGCATCGTATACAGATCCTAAACGCATTCCCCTGCCTCCTCTTGTGACTCTGCCTCATTGCCAAACTCAGATCGTCACCAATGTGTCAATGTCCTCATCTTCTCCCGAGGATGAGGACTGTGTTGTGGCTGTCAAGTTCTTGGGACCTCAGCTAAGCCTTTGCAGACCCGCTCAAAGTAACTCCGAGTGGATCAACATCAGAATCGCAAACCcttgcttcttctcctcccgTGTCATGTTTTCGGAGAGACATGGTAAGTTTAGCATACTCGGAGCTGGAGGCCATATCATTGCATCATGGGATctccacacacacaaacaaaatccCAAGTTTAAGAGGTTACGTTTCAGAAACCTTCCCAAGCTGACGAAGACCAAACGGGAGCTTATGGATTCGTGCTACAAAAGCGAGCACTTGGTGGAGTCAAGAACCACCGGTGAGACTTTCTTGGTCAAGTGGTACAGGAAGGCCGTATGGAGAGGTATGTCGAAATTGATAACAAAAGCTTTCATGGTGTTCAGGCTAGATGACAAAGGAAATGCTGTATACACTCAAGATATCGGAGATCTCTGCATTTTCCTCTCAAAGTCTGAACCTTTCTGTGTCTCTCTTAGCTCCTTTCCCGGCATGGCATACCCTAACCAAGTTGATTACCTGGATGTAGGCGAATCCGGATTTTTCGATCTAGCCGATAACTCCATCGTTGGTGGTAATGATAGCGTCGGGACTGGTCTCTATGTTCCACCTCAAAATATAGACAATTAG